In a single window of the Poecile atricapillus isolate bPoeAtr1 chromosome 27, bPoeAtr1.hap1, whole genome shotgun sequence genome:
- the LOC131588893 gene encoding keratin, type I cytoskeletal 19-like, with translation MSCAVRQVVTTCAQGRGSTGSNAAGTSRRVSSASSGRHAAYDLGAVVGSFSGGSVSEGLLGKQLSAGSAAGGSFGATQRACSALGFSGGGICTRGAGGFPRAGAGCGDGILFANNEKATMQNLNDRLASYLDKVRLLEGDNADLECKIREWYAKVGPSCEPRDYSCYHKEIEDLQNQILCAAMETNKILLNIDNNRMTADDFRVKYETECGLRQNVDADICNLRPVLDQLASCKTDLQLQCEALTEEMCCLKTNHEEEMSCLRKQATGDVSVEVNACPGPDLRKILEDLRCQYETLMERNRKETEQWYACKVEEVNLEVVTSSQEIESSNKQVTELRRQLQALEINVQAQLTMKENLESSLAETECRYNKYLAELQNQISCVEQRLAEIRAEMECQNQEYKTLLDVKCRLEQEIQTYHCLLEGGQHDIIGSAGRGVGATSAGRNTGLKGSLCQPCLP, from the exons ATGAGCTGTGCTGTCAGGCAGGTCGTCACCACCTGCgcccagggcaggggcagcacgGGCAGCAACGCGGCTGGCACCAGCAGGAGGGTCTCCTCTGCCTCCTCGGGGAGACACGCTGCCTATGACTTGGGTGCTGTGGTTGGCAGCTTCTCCGGTGGCAGTGTAAGCGAGGGATTACTCGGGAAGCAGCTGAGCGCCGGCAGTGCGGCTGGTGGGAGCTTCGGAGCCACCCAGAGGGCTTGTTCTGCCCTGGGATTCAGCGGTGGAGGCATCTGCACTCGAGGCGCTGGTGGCTTCCCCAGGGCTGGCGCTGGCTGCGGGGATGGGATCCTGTTTGCTAACAACGAGAAGGCGACGATGCAGAACCTCAACGACCGCTTGGCCTCGTACCTGGACAAGGTGCGGCTCCTGGAGGGGGACAACGCCGACCTGGAGTGCAAGATCAGGGAGTGGTACGCCAAGGTAGGGCCCAGCTGCGAGCCACGGGACTACAGCTGCTACCACAAGGAGATAGAAGACCTTCAGAACCAG ATCCTGTGTGCAGCCATGGAGACTAACAAAATCCTTCTGAACATTGATAACAACAGGATGACTGCTGATGACTTCAGAGTGAA GTACGAGACCGAGTGTGGGCTCCGGCAGAACGTGGATGCCGACATTTGTAACCTGCGGCCCGTCCTGGACCAGCTGGCCAGCTGCAAGACCgacctgcagctgcagtgtgagGCTCTGACAGAGGAGATGTGCTGCCTGAAGACCAACCACGAGGAG GAAATGAGCTGTCTGAGGAAACAGGCGACTGGGGATGTGAGTGTGGAGGTCAACGCCTGCCCTGGCCCAGACCTGAGGAAGATCCTGGAGGATCTGCGGTGTCAGTACGAGACGCTGATGGAGCGCAATCGCAAAGAGACGGAGCAGTGGTACGCCTGCAAG GTGGAAGAGGTGAATCTGGAGGTTGTCACAAGCAGCCAGGAGATCGAGTCAAGCAACAAACAGGTCACTGAGCTGAGACGGCAGCTGCAGGCCCTGGAAATCAATGTACAAGCCCAGCTCACTATG AAAGAAAACCTGGAATCCTCTTTGGCGGAGACCGAATGTCGCTACAACAAATACCTGGCTGAGCTGCAGAACCAGATCTCCTGTGTGGAGCAGCGGCTGGCCGAGATCCGAGCAGAAATGGAGTGCCAGAACCAGGAATACAAGACCCTCCTGGATGTCAAGTGTCGCTTGGAGCAGGAGATCCAGACCTACCACTGCCTGCTGGAGGGTGGCCAACACGACATCAT aGGGTCAGCGGGAAGAGGAGTTGGTGCCACATCAGCTGGGAGGAACACGGGGCTGAaaggcagcctgtgccagccctgcctgccctga